A single window of Paenibacillus sp. SYP-B4298 DNA harbors:
- a CDS encoding AraC family transcriptional regulator — MADVYKLAEQFGEAAIAIDDIYKFIVEPGAVMRNYVTEKNGFIITTKGNATVDFNDSLYHLSPGVIVHGAPDMTINANVTSPTSWEYYLILYGLGEGMPRKDAEIYTHFELNTGVNSRIQELLQIMKSTTDSSDRMRYLRAKSLFFDVLYEVFVSSQYCIYRKSQQASVVEAQQFIRSHFAEHLSLGELAALHGMTAGNFSYLFHKYFGIRPMDYLTQCRMNQAKQLLAATDLPVQEISAQVGYSDPMYFSRVFKKHTGTSPSRFPSRARSGLHIRP, encoded by the coding sequence ATGGCGGACGTCTATAAACTTGCGGAGCAGTTCGGAGAAGCGGCAATTGCAATCGACGATATTTATAAATTCATAGTGGAGCCCGGCGCCGTCATGCGGAACTATGTAACCGAAAAGAACGGTTTTATTATTACGACAAAGGGAAACGCGACCGTTGATTTTAATGATTCGTTATATCATTTAAGTCCAGGCGTTATTGTGCACGGAGCACCAGATATGACGATTAACGCCAATGTAACGAGCCCTACCTCTTGGGAATATTACTTGATTCTATATGGCTTGGGGGAAGGGATGCCGCGCAAAGACGCGGAAATCTATACTCATTTCGAGTTGAACACCGGTGTGAACTCCCGCATTCAGGAGTTGCTGCAGATCATGAAGAGCACGACCGACAGTTCCGACCGAATGAGATATTTGCGTGCCAAGTCGTTGTTTTTTGATGTCCTCTACGAAGTGTTTGTATCCAGTCAATATTGTATCTATAGAAAAAGCCAGCAAGCGTCAGTCGTGGAGGCGCAGCAATTTATCCGTTCTCACTTTGCGGAGCATCTGTCGCTCGGGGAGTTGGCGGCCTTGCATGGCATGACGGCGGGCAACTTCTCCTATTTATTCCACAAGTATTTCGGAATTCGTCCCATGGATTACCTAACGCAATGCCGTATGAACCAAGCCAAGCAATTGCTTGCGGCCACCGATCTCCCCGTACAAGAAATTTCTGCTCAGGTGGGTTACTCCGACCCGATGTATTTCAGCCGTGTTTTTAAAAAACATACAGGAACATCACCTTCCAGGTTTCCTTCCCGAGCCCGATCCGGGCTTCATATTCGTCCATAA